The following proteins come from a genomic window of Phnomibacter ginsenosidimutans:
- the fucP gene encoding L-fucose:H+ symporter permease: MYCAGAFLFVPAASTRSYGFFLAALFVMASGATFLETVANPYITKLGDAATAASRLNLAQSFNGVGAFIAPLIGGKFILSGIEHSETELQQMTPDQLQQYLSFEAGTIKLPYIVIGVVVLLILLLFAFVKLPEIKETHSADAGSEFSTRVFRHMHFRNAVIAQFFYVGAQVCVGSFFIRFSKYTMNLGEKEAAFMWGSIAMVGFMAGRFVGTFLMRFIRPAKLLAAYAVISIALLAVAIITKGNAAVYAMVAVPFFMSIMFPTIFALGIDGLGEESKIASSFIVMAIIGGAIFPVLMGQVSDANNGNIQLAYIVPLICFVVVGWFAFTQFKNKAVAVSAAGH; the protein is encoded by the coding sequence TTGTATTGTGCCGGCGCCTTTTTATTTGTGCCTGCGGCCAGTACCCGCAGCTATGGTTTCTTTTTGGCGGCATTGTTTGTAATGGCCAGTGGGGCTACGTTTTTAGAAACTGTTGCCAATCCTTACATCACTAAATTGGGTGATGCTGCTACAGCAGCCAGCCGATTGAATTTGGCGCAATCATTCAACGGAGTTGGGGCATTTATTGCGCCACTCATTGGTGGTAAGTTTATACTGAGTGGCATTGAGCACAGCGAAACTGAACTGCAACAAATGACACCGGATCAATTGCAGCAATACCTCAGTTTTGAGGCTGGCACTATTAAGCTTCCATACATTGTGATTGGTGTAGTGGTGCTGTTGATTTTATTGTTGTTTGCTTTTGTAAAACTGCCTGAAATAAAAGAAACGCACAGTGCCGATGCCGGTTCCGAATTTTCTACAAGAGTATTTCGCCACATGCATTTTCGCAATGCAGTAATAGCGCAGTTTTTTTATGTAGGTGCTCAGGTGTGCGTTGGTAGTTTTTTTATCCGCTTTTCCAAATACACTATGAACCTTGGTGAAAAAGAAGCAGCATTTATGTGGGGCAGTATTGCTATGGTAGGTTTTATGGCGGGCCGTTTTGTAGGTACTTTTTTAATGCGATTTATTCGCCCTGCAAAGTTGTTGGCAGCCTATGCAGTTATCAGCATAGCCTTGCTGGCGGTGGCTATCATTACCAAAGGAAATGCTGCCGTGTATGCTATGGTGGCGGTGCCTTTCTTTATGTCCATCATGTTCCCTACCATTTTTGCTTTGGGCATCGATGGCCTTGGTGAAGAAAGTAAAATTGCTTCTTCGTTCATTGTAATGGCCATCATTGGTGGAGCCATTTTTCCGGTGCTGATGGGGCAGGTAAGCGATGCCAACAATGGTAATATTCAATTGGCGTATATCGTGCCGCTTATCTGTTTTGTTGTGGTGGGCTGGTTTGCGTTTACGCAGTTTAAAAACAAAGCTGTTGCGGTATCGGCAGCGGGTCATTAA
- a CDS encoding L-rhamnose mutarotase, with protein MKRYCLAVDLKNDAALIAEYEQYHQRIWPEIQASIVSAGIVSMEIYRIENRLFMIMETNDDFSFAAKAAADAANEKVQEWETLMWQYQQALPTAKPGEKWLLMHKIFDLNTAL; from the coding sequence ATGAAACGCTATTGCCTTGCTGTCGATTTAAAAAATGATGCGGCTTTGATTGCTGAATACGAGCAATATCATCAGCGCATTTGGCCCGAAATACAAGCTTCCATTGTATCGGCTGGTATTGTTTCTATGGAAATTTACCGCATAGAAAACCGGTTGTTTATGATTATGGAGACCAACGATGATTTTTCGTTTGCCGCAAAAGCAGCCGCAGATGCAGCCAACGAAAAAGTGCAGGAGTGGGAAACGCTGATGTGGCAATATCAACAGGCATTGCCTACAGCAAAGCCCGGCGAAAAGTGGTTGCTCATGCACAAAATATTCGACCTCAACACAGCCTTATGA
- a CDS encoding CaiB/BaiF CoA transferase family protein, with amino-acid sequence MKLLQDILVIDFSQFLSGPSASLRLADMGAQVIKIERPGIGDICRELYVSDVVIEGESTIFHAINRNKQSYAADLKNADDLEKIKQLIARADVVMHNFRPGVMERIGLDYATVKSLNPTVVYAEINGYGETGDWAALPGQDLLLQSVSGLTWLSNNSDAGPTPMGVAVVDILAGTHVAQGILAALYGRAVHGEGAWVQVSMLESILDFQFEVLTCFYNDGQQLPQRGAVNSAHAYIAAPYGIYTTNDGYIALAMTNIPALATLLQCPPLLQYSNSEDWFSKRDEIKQVLANHLLTQPTAMWLQILEQADVWCAPVFNYDALVQQEGYRLLEMELTVHTSSGLAVKTTRCPIRVDGQILTSAKGAPALGEHNAEIDHQFGLNEALVPAT; translated from the coding sequence ATGAAACTGTTGCAAGACATATTAGTGATTGATTTTAGCCAGTTTTTGTCGGGGCCATCAGCTTCGCTGCGCCTGGCCGATATGGGTGCACAGGTTATCAAAATTGAGCGGCCCGGTATTGGCGATATCTGCCGCGAATTGTATGTATCGGATGTGGTGATTGAAGGTGAGTCAACTATTTTTCATGCCATCAACCGCAACAAGCAGAGCTATGCTGCTGATTTGAAAAATGCAGATGATCTTGAAAAAATAAAACAACTCATTGCCAGAGCAGATGTGGTGATGCACAACTTCAGGCCGGGCGTGATGGAACGAATCGGGTTGGATTATGCAACTGTAAAATCGCTGAACCCTACGGTGGTGTATGCCGAAATAAATGGCTACGGTGAAACAGGTGATTGGGCTGCATTGCCCGGTCAGGATTTATTGCTGCAATCAGTATCGGGACTTACCTGGTTGAGCAACAACAGTGATGCCGGACCTACACCCATGGGTGTAGCCGTGGTAGACATTCTTGCGGGTACCCATGTAGCACAGGGAATTTTAGCGGCATTGTATGGCAGAGCTGTACACGGAGAAGGTGCTTGGGTACAGGTAAGTATGCTCGAAAGCATTCTCGATTTTCAGTTTGAAGTGCTCACTTGTTTTTACAACGATGGACAACAACTGCCGCAGCGTGGTGCTGTCAATAGTGCCCATGCATACATAGCGGCTCCCTATGGAATTTATACAACAAATGATGGTTACATTGCGCTGGCAATGACCAACATTCCTGCCCTGGCTACGCTGCTGCAATGCCCGCCATTGCTGCAATACAGCAATAGTGAGGATTGGTTTAGTAAGCGTGATGAAATCAAACAAGTGCTGGCCAATCATTTGCTTACACAACCAACAGCTATGTGGTTGCAGATACTGGAGCAAGCCGATGTTTGGTGTGCACCGGTATTCAACTACGATGCATTGGTGCAGCAGGAAGGTTACCGGTTGTTGGAAATGGAATTGACAGTACATACCAGCAGTGGTTTGGCTGTAAAAACAACCCGCTGTCCCATTCGGGTAGACGGGCAAATACTCACCTCTGCAAAAGGGGCGCCGGCATTGGGCGAACACAATGCAGAAATTGATCATCAGTTTGGATTGAATGAGGCACTGGTGCCTGCCACCTAA
- a CDS encoding amidohydrolase family protein: MLADTHVHIWDFSKASYSWLDGNTSILNRTYSIDEIAAERQTAVVTHGVLVQAANNTQDTDWMLHVAAHTNWIAAVVGWVPLTNPDATANALEHYKSNPYFKGVRHLIHDEPDAQWLLQPTVLESLQLLADAGIPYDVVGILPAHIRTALQVAEKVPQLKMIFDHLNQPPIATADRFGEWGELMQEAAQHPNFYAKISGLGTTAQAGNAWTNATIEPYVSFALQAFGVQRCMLGGDWPVSLLAGSYTYSWQQYHKLLQSLLTPEEQHMVKYANAADFYQFQ; encoded by the coding sequence ATGCTTGCTGATACACATGTACATATCTGGGATTTCAGCAAAGCCAGTTATAGCTGGCTGGATGGCAATACGTCTATCCTCAACAGAACCTACAGCATTGATGAAATAGCCGCTGAACGTCAAACTGCTGTTGTAACGCATGGCGTGTTGGTGCAGGCGGCAAACAATACACAGGATACAGATTGGATGTTGCATGTAGCCGCACATACCAATTGGATTGCTGCCGTCGTTGGTTGGGTACCACTCACCAATCCGGATGCAACAGCAAATGCACTGGAGCATTACAAAAGCAATCCTTATTTCAAAGGGGTACGGCATTTGATACACGACGAGCCAGATGCGCAATGGTTGCTGCAGCCAACCGTGTTGGAAAGCCTTCAACTATTGGCCGATGCTGGCATACCCTATGATGTGGTAGGTATTTTGCCGGCACACATACGCACTGCTTTGCAGGTGGCCGAAAAAGTGCCACAGCTGAAAATGATTTTTGATCATCTGAATCAACCGCCCATTGCTACAGCTGACCGTTTTGGTGAGTGGGGAGAATTGATGCAGGAAGCTGCACAGCATCCTAACTTCTACGCTAAAATTTCTGGTTTGGGCACCACTGCTCAAGCAGGAAATGCTTGGACAAATGCGACCATTGAACCGTATGTAAGCTTTGCCCTGCAAGCGTTTGGCGTACAACGCTGCATGCTCGGTGGCGATTGGCCGGTGAGTTTGCTGGCCGGTAGTTATACATACAGCTGGCAGCAATATCATAAGCTACTGCAATCATTACTCACACCTGAAGAACAGCACATGGTGAAGTATGCCAATGCTGCCGATTTTTATCAATTTCAATAA
- a CDS encoding CaiB/BaiF CoA transferase family protein yields the protein MTAQPLQGIVVLEFSQYLSGPSAGLRLADLGARVIKIERPGTGEAGRKLAIKDLWVDDNSLLFHTINRNKESFTANLKDADDLYVIKQLIAKADVLIHNFRPEVMGKNGLDYASVQHINPRLIYAEISGYGKKGPWKDKPGQDLLLQAMSGLAYTTGNSGQAPVPFGISIGDIIAGAHVVQGILAALIRRQKNGKGALIEVSMLESLLDFQFELLTTYYTTQQQPLRSAVANGQPLLSAPYGIYATADGHIAIAMMDIHVLADTIGCFALHAFHKEDAFVQRDAIKTALAVHLQQQPTAVWLRMLHNAGLWAMEVLNWQQLTTTAAYQTLQMEQVVLAADKQIVTTRCPIRINGKRLMFDRPAPQLGAQNESIRQELSAAMK from the coding sequence ATGACAGCACAACCATTGCAAGGCATAGTGGTGCTGGAGTTTAGCCAGTATTTATCGGGGCCAAGTGCCGGCCTGCGATTGGCAGACTTAGGCGCAAGAGTTATTAAAATAGAACGCCCGGGAACAGGGGAAGCCGGCCGTAAGCTGGCCATTAAAGATTTGTGGGTTGATGATAACTCTTTGTTGTTTCATACCATCAACCGTAACAAAGAAAGCTTTACCGCAAACCTGAAAGATGCCGATGATTTGTATGTCATCAAGCAACTGATTGCAAAAGCAGATGTACTCATCCATAATTTTCGCCCAGAAGTAATGGGTAAAAATGGCTTGGATTATGCATCGGTACAACACATCAATCCACGGTTGATTTATGCCGAAATTTCTGGCTATGGAAAGAAAGGCCCATGGAAGGATAAACCCGGGCAAGACTTACTGCTGCAAGCAATGTCTGGCCTGGCCTATACTACCGGCAATAGCGGACAAGCACCCGTACCCTTTGGTATTTCCATTGGCGATATCATTGCCGGAGCACACGTTGTGCAAGGCATTTTAGCTGCATTGATTCGCCGTCAGAAAAACGGAAAAGGCGCTTTGATTGAAGTGAGTATGCTTGAATCACTGCTCGATTTTCAGTTTGAATTACTCACTACTTATTATACCACACAGCAACAGCCGCTGCGAAGTGCGGTGGCCAACGGGCAACCGTTGCTCAGTGCACCCTATGGTATTTATGCAACGGCCGACGGGCACATTGCTATTGCCATGATGGATATACATGTGCTGGCTGATACCATTGGTTGTTTTGCCTTGCATGCGTTTCACAAAGAAGATGCTTTTGTGCAGCGTGATGCTATTAAAACAGCATTGGCCGTGCATTTGCAGCAGCAGCCCACCGCTGTTTGGCTGCGCATGTTGCACAATGCAGGCCTGTGGGCCATGGAAGTGCTCAATTGGCAGCAACTCACTACAACAGCCGCATATCAAACCCTACAAATGGAACAGGTTGTACTGGCTGCTGATAAACAAATCGTCACCACCCGTTGTCCCATTCGAATCAATGGAAAGCGATTGATGTTTGACAGACCTGCTCCACAACTGGGCGCACAAAACGAAAGTATACGGCAGGAGCTTAGTGCCGCCATGAAATAA
- a CDS encoding amidohydrolase family protein has product MTIIDTHQHYWKYDPVNYAWINDDMAVIRQDFLPADLQPVLAANGVAASIAVQADQTEQETDCLLQLADDNPFIAGVVGWVDLRSPQLAERLQHYAQFSKLKGFRHVLQGEEPSFMLQPSFVNGIAQLQAHGFAYDILIFPQHLPAALQLVQQFPEQGFVIDHLAKPYIKQGLIGEWASGMKALAAHTNVYCKISGMVTEADWRNWTAADLHPYIDTVVQAFGTNRCMFGSDWPVCLVAAAYDKWLQTVQDYFAGFSTEEQAMVFAGNAKHFYQIDTL; this is encoded by the coding sequence ATGACCATCATAGATACACACCAGCATTATTGGAAATACGATCCGGTAAACTATGCGTGGATCAACGACGATATGGCGGTGATTCGACAAGATTTTTTGCCTGCCGATTTGCAACCTGTTTTGGCAGCCAATGGTGTTGCTGCCAGCATAGCGGTGCAGGCCGACCAAACAGAACAAGAAACTGACTGCTTGTTACAACTGGCTGATGACAATCCTTTTATTGCAGGCGTTGTTGGCTGGGTTGATTTACGCAGTCCGCAGTTGGCCGAACGCTTGCAGCACTATGCACAATTTTCAAAGCTCAAAGGGTTCCGGCATGTACTGCAGGGTGAAGAACCATCTTTCATGTTGCAGCCCTCATTTGTAAATGGCATAGCGCAGTTGCAAGCTCATGGCTTTGCTTATGATATCCTCATTTTTCCGCAGCATTTGCCCGCCGCATTGCAATTGGTGCAGCAGTTTCCTGAACAGGGTTTTGTTATCGATCATTTGGCTAAGCCTTACATAAAGCAAGGTTTGATAGGCGAATGGGCATCTGGTATGAAAGCGTTGGCGGCACATACCAATGTGTATTGCAAAATCAGCGGCATGGTAACGGAAGCAGATTGGCGCAACTGGACAGCAGCAGATTTACATCCTTACATCGACACCGTAGTGCAGGCATTTGGCACCAACCGTTGCATGTTTGGCAGCGATTGGCCCGTGTGTTTGGTGGCAGCTGCTTACGATAAATGGTTGCAAACCGTGCAAGATTATTTCGCAGGATTTTCAACTGAAGAACAGGCCATGGTGTTTGCTGGCAATGCAAAACATTTTTATCAAATTGACACACTATAA
- a CDS encoding sugar ABC transporter substrate-binding protein, translating into MASIILNGITWGHSRGITPLLAIGQRYSELHPEVEIRWKKRSLQEFADFPIEKLTEAYDLLIIDHPWVGCAAATHCVLPLNEYLPSDYLQDQANNSVGASYESYVYNGSLWALPIDAATPAASYRKDLLPQPPQTWDELLQLAKAGKVAVPGIPIDVLMHFYSFCISFGATPFANEYEVIDTATGVQAIECMQQLYSLVDRRMFDCNPIAVAELMSSTNDFWYCPFAYAYSNYSRAGFAKYLLHYADVVALNGKQLQTTIGGTGLSVSAFSQHKSVAVDVAKMMVDGEMQRTMYMQHGGQPGHRSAWTDATANELTNGFFNAVLPVMDNGYMRPRYNGYLHFQDHAGTPLRTCLMDNGDPAKALQLMNELYRQSIHQNSTSLSV; encoded by the coding sequence ATGGCTTCCATTATTCTCAATGGCATTACCTGGGGGCATAGCAGAGGCATCACGCCCTTGCTGGCTATCGGTCAGCGCTACAGCGAATTGCATCCTGAAGTTGAAATACGCTGGAAGAAACGCAGCCTGCAAGAGTTTGCAGATTTTCCGATTGAGAAGCTTACCGAAGCATACGATTTACTCATCATCGATCATCCTTGGGTAGGTTGTGCCGCAGCTACACATTGTGTGCTGCCGCTCAATGAATACCTGCCATCGGATTATTTGCAAGACCAGGCCAACAACAGCGTTGGCGCTTCCTACGAAAGTTATGTGTACAATGGCAGTCTTTGGGCTTTGCCGATAGATGCGGCTACGCCTGCGGCCAGCTATCGCAAAGATTTGCTGCCACAACCGCCGCAAACCTGGGATGAACTACTCCAGTTGGCAAAAGCCGGAAAAGTAGCTGTGCCGGGCATTCCCATTGATGTACTCATGCATTTTTACAGCTTTTGTATTTCATTTGGCGCCACGCCTTTTGCCAATGAATACGAAGTGATTGATACCGCAACTGGTGTGCAAGCAATTGAATGTATGCAGCAATTGTACAGCCTCGTAGATAGGCGGATGTTTGATTGCAATCCCATTGCAGTGGCCGAACTCATGAGTAGTACAAATGATTTTTGGTACTGCCCTTTTGCATATGCTTACAGCAATTACAGCAGAGCTGGATTTGCAAAATACCTGTTGCATTATGCCGATGTAGTGGCGCTGAATGGCAAGCAATTGCAAACCACCATTGGTGGCACAGGCTTATCTGTATCAGCATTTAGCCAGCATAAATCTGTAGCCGTGGATGTGGCCAAGATGATGGTTGATGGCGAAATGCAACGGACGATGTATATGCAGCATGGCGGGCAGCCCGGCCATCGTAGTGCATGGACAGATGCTACCGCCAACGAACTGACCAATGGCTTTTTCAATGCGGTGCTTCCGGTGATGGACAACGGATACATGCGGCCACGCTACAATGGCTATCTGCATTTTCAGGATCATGCCGGCACACCATTGCGCACCTGCCTGATGGATAATGGCGACCCTGCAAAAGCCTTACAATTGATGAACGAATTATACAGGCAAAGTATTCATCAAAACAGCACTTCTCTAAGCGTATGA
- a CDS encoding L-rhamnose/proton symporter RhaT, whose translation MEVVNGVLFHAIGASSASLCYTPEKKVKGWSWQTYWLAQAFVCWLLLPLLVAVITIPDLMLVLKEAPTAPMWQSYLLGMGYGVGGTAFGMAIRYVGFSLTYAIAVGISCVLGTLLPPFISGELGHILSGNGAGYLMSGVGLGAAGIAVCGLAGRSKEKDIEKAVQQSSSSFSLSKGLPLCLLAGVLSALYGYALSVGQPIADVAALHGAGNLQGNVIYIFANSGAFVTTALYCIYLHRKHKTIGEYSSNQGHSLTTNYLMAAITGLLWYGQFFFYGLGHTRMGKFAFSSWAIHMILLVLLSTVTGLLLKEWKQSSTKTIRLLSVAIMILIVAVLLLTEGNRIGATG comes from the coding sequence ATGGAAGTTGTAAACGGAGTGTTGTTTCATGCCATTGGTGCTTCCAGCGCTTCGCTTTGCTATACGCCAGAGAAAAAAGTAAAAGGCTGGAGCTGGCAAACCTATTGGCTGGCGCAGGCTTTTGTTTGCTGGTTGTTGCTGCCCCTGTTGGTGGCCGTTATCACCATTCCCGATTTGATGTTAGTGTTGAAAGAAGCACCCACTGCACCCATGTGGCAATCGTATTTGCTGGGTATGGGTTATGGTGTGGGCGGTACTGCTTTTGGCATGGCCATCCGATATGTTGGGTTCTCTTTAACCTATGCCATTGCAGTAGGTATTAGTTGTGTGTTGGGTACATTGCTACCGCCATTTATCAGTGGTGAACTCGGTCATATTTTAAGTGGAAACGGTGCAGGCTATCTGATGTCGGGCGTAGGCCTTGGTGCGGCAGGTATTGCCGTATGCGGCCTTGCTGGCAGAAGTAAAGAAAAAGACATTGAAAAAGCGGTACAGCAAAGCAGTTCTTCTTTTTCATTATCCAAAGGGTTGCCCTTGTGTTTGTTGGCAGGTGTATTGTCTGCATTGTACGGGTATGCCTTGAGTGTGGGCCAGCCCATTGCTGATGTAGCTGCATTGCATGGCGCCGGCAATTTGCAAGGCAATGTGATTTACATTTTTGCCAATAGCGGCGCCTTTGTTACCACAGCTTTGTATTGTATTTACCTGCACCGTAAGCACAAGACAATCGGAGAGTACTCGTCTAATCAGGGGCATTCTTTAACGACCAATTATCTCATGGCGGCCATTACAGGTTTGCTGTGGTATGGGCAGTTTTTCTTTTACGGACTGGGCCATACCCGCATGGGAAAATTTGCTTTCAGTAGCTGGGCTATCCATATGATTTTACTGGTGCTGCTGAGCACCGTAACCGGCCTGCTGCTGAAAGAATGGAAACAAAGTAGTACTAAAACCATTCGGTTGTTGAGTGTGGCCATCATGATATTAATTGTTGCGGTGCTGCTGCTTACAGAGGGCAACAGAATTGGCGCAACAGGATAA
- a CDS encoding MaoC family dehydratase, which produces MFITKYFEEFAIGDVRHTYGRTITETDIVVHAGQSGDFFPHHMDEEWCKTQPFKKRIAHGTLIFTVAVGLTADHINDVSMTYGYEKLRFIKPVFINDTIKVTVTIQDKKDHKRPDHGLVTELVECFNQHNELVMRCEHILLVKKQAA; this is translated from the coding sequence ATGTTCATAACGAAATACTTTGAGGAGTTTGCCATTGGTGATGTACGACATACCTATGGCAGAACCATTACCGAAACAGACATCGTGGTACATGCAGGGCAGTCTGGCGATTTCTTTCCGCACCACATGGATGAAGAGTGGTGCAAAACTCAACCGTTCAAAAAACGCATTGCTCACGGCACTTTGATTTTTACTGTGGCCGTAGGTCTTACAGCCGATCATATCAACGATGTATCCATGACATACGGCTATGAAAAACTGCGTTTCATCAAGCCCGTCTTCATTAATGATACAATTAAAGTGACTGTCACCATTCAGGATAAAAAAGACCATAAACGCCCCGATCATGGATTGGTGACGGAGCTGGTGGAATGTTTCAACCAACACAACGAACTGGTGATGCGCTGCGAACATATTTTACTCGTAAAAAAACAAGCAGCGTAG
- a CDS encoding Gfo/Idh/MocA family protein, which translates to MSMHQRNIANAQLPVYIIGAGGIVNAAHLPAYRLAGFNVQGICDIDVTKAQTTAAAFGIPHVFECPEEMLQQLPTNAVVDIAVPGPALIPLLQQIPDGTPVLLQKPMGENMQEAQQILEICRSKKLNAAVNFQLRYAPFILEVKKMLQSGQLGEINDIEINVSVYTPWHLWDFLMQSPRVEILYHSIHYVDLIRHMLGNPQTIYAKSTRHPSMPKLAAVRSNIIMDYGDMIRGNIFTNHCHNYGKPKQHSYIKFEGSKGAVLINFGALINYPRGEADSFEYVFLQEGQEPVWQERKIEGSWFPHAFIGSMEQLMLSVAGGKNAPDNSVEDCIHTMACVEAAYASSEQGGIQPRQFL; encoded by the coding sequence ATGTCGATGCATCAGCGAAATATTGCCAACGCACAACTACCCGTGTACATCATTGGTGCCGGCGGCATAGTCAATGCTGCGCATTTGCCGGCTTATCGGTTGGCGGGCTTCAACGTACAAGGCATTTGTGATATTGATGTGACAAAAGCACAAACTACTGCTGCGGCCTTTGGCATACCGCATGTGTTTGAGTGTCCCGAAGAAATGCTGCAACAACTGCCAACCAATGCGGTGGTGGATATTGCTGTACCCGGTCCTGCATTGATACCCTTGCTGCAGCAAATTCCGGATGGAACCCCCGTATTGTTGCAAAAGCCAATGGGTGAAAACATGCAGGAAGCGCAACAGATTTTGGAAATCTGCCGCAGTAAAAAACTCAATGCGGCTGTGAATTTTCAACTGCGCTATGCGCCGTTTATTCTCGAGGTGAAGAAGATGCTGCAGTCTGGTCAGTTGGGCGAAATCAACGATATTGAAATCAATGTGAGTGTGTACACACCCTGGCATTTATGGGATTTTTTAATGCAGTCGCCACGGGTAGAAATTTTGTACCACAGCATTCATTATGTCGATCTCATCCGGCACATGCTGGGCAATCCGCAAACCATTTACGCAAAATCCACCCGGCATCCGTCTATGCCAAAGCTGGCTGCTGTGCGTAGCAATATCATCATGGATTATGGTGATATGATTCGTGGAAATATTTTCACCAATCACTGTCACAATTATGGCAAACCCAAGCAGCATTCATACATCAAGTTTGAAGGCAGTAAGGGAGCGGTGCTGATCAATTTCGGAGCACTCATCAACTATCCTCGGGGCGAAGCAGACAGTTTTGAATATGTGTTTTTGCAAGAAGGGCAAGAGCCTGTTTGGCAAGAACGAAAAATAGAAGGCAGCTGGTTTCCGCATGCATTTATTGGTAGCATGGAGCAATTGATGCTGTCGGTAGCAGGTGGTAAAAATGCACCTGATAATTCAGTAGAAGACTGCATTCATACGATGGCTTGTGTAGAAGCTGCTTATGCTTCCAGTGAGCAAGGCGGTATTCAGCCGCGTCAGTTTTTGTAA
- a CDS encoding SDR family oxidoreductase, producing MNTQLNNKVVIVTGGAKGIGKGIVEVLAREGAIPVIVGRNAQDNEVVVQEIIAAGGQCWQVAAELSQPEECEKAVQAVVQQFNRIDGLINNAGVNDGVGLEHGDYKRFMESLHKNVVHYYLMAHYALPELKKSKGSIVNITSKTAETGQGNTSAYAASNGGRNALTREWAVELAKYSIRVNAVVVAECYTPLYDKWIKSMPNGDEKLKEITSKIPFEQRFTTAEEIANMTVFLLSPLSSHTTGQLIYVDGGYVHLDRAYSVGIGD from the coding sequence ATGAATACACAACTCAACAATAAAGTAGTAATTGTAACAGGTGGCGCCAAGGGTATTGGCAAGGGTATTGTAGAAGTGCTGGCACGTGAAGGTGCCATCCCTGTTATTGTTGGTCGCAATGCGCAAGACAATGAGGTTGTGGTACAAGAAATTATTGCAGCAGGCGGACAATGCTGGCAGGTAGCCGCCGAATTGTCGCAACCAGAAGAATGTGAGAAAGCCGTGCAAGCTGTAGTGCAGCAATTCAATCGCATCGACGGACTCATCAATAATGCGGGGGTAAATGATGGTGTTGGATTGGAGCATGGTGATTACAAACGTTTCATGGAAAGCCTGCACAAAAACGTAGTGCATTACTACCTGATGGCGCATTATGCATTGCCCGAATTGAAAAAGTCGAAGGGAAGTATTGTCAACATTACTTCTAAAACTGCGGAGACCGGACAGGGGAATACTTCGGCCTATGCAGCCAGCAATGGTGGCCGCAATGCACTCACCCGTGAGTGGGCGGTAGAATTAGCAAAATATTCCATTCGGGTAAATGCGGTGGTGGTAGCAGAGTGCTATACGCCCTTGTACGATAAATGGATAAAGTCGATGCCAAACGGCGATGAAAAGCTGAAAGAAATTACTTCCAAAATACCTTTTGAGCAGCGCTTTACCACCGCAGAAGAAATCGCTAACATGACGGTATTCCTGCTTTCTCCGCTATCCAGCCATACTACGGGCCAGTTGATTTATGTGGATGGTGGCTATGTACATCTTGACCGGGCCTACAGTGTTGGCATTGGTGATTGA